The Nocardia sp. NBC_01503 sequence AGGGTGTCCTCGGCGGCGAGCCGGGCGCGGTCGCGCGCCACCGGATCGGGCGCGGCGGGTTCGGCGTAGCTCTCCACCAGATCGGACATGGTGGTGTCCAGTCGCAGCAGGGCCGCGTTCACCCCGTAGGAGCAGCCGATATCCAGGACCGCCGGCGCGGTGATACCGGTCGCGGCGCGGTGATCGGCGAGCAGTTGCTGGAAATGCGGTTTGGCCAGTTCCGGTATCCGATAATCCAATTCGGACATGCGGGCGTAGTAGGCACGCGGGTCGGGTCTGTCATAGATGTCGTCGAAAGACGCTTTCCCGGTGCTGTGCAGCACGGTGCTTCGGAACGAGGCTGGCACGTGCAGGTCCTCTTCTCAGTCGAGCAGACGGTCGCCGCGGACAGCATCGGCCGCGAGGTGATCGGGCAGAACCCGCCCGAACAATTGCCGGGTCCGTTCGGCGGTGCCGATGACGCCCGGGGTATCGCTGTACGCGAAGATCGCCGAATGCCGCTGCACGGTGCCACCGACGGGCGCGACGCGATGCAGGGAGAAGCGACCCTGGAACAGCTGCAGATCACCGGGGCAGAGTTCGAGCCGCCGGATGAGATGTTCGCCGTGACCGGTGAGTACCGCGTGCACATCGTCGAGGTTCTCGGCGGTGCGGGAGCGAATATCGGGGCAGTACTCGAAGTTTCCGCCGGCTTCGGGCTCCTGGGTGAGCATGCTGACGGTGAACTCGTTGGTGTCGAAATGCCACGGATGCGACATGCCGGGAGCCACCACATTCAGGCACAGCCCGGCGAGCGGATCGGTGAACTCGTACAGCGCGGCCAGGCCGAAGCAATCGGCGATGAAACGCTGGAAGCGCGTATCGACGTAGAGCTGATGGATGACCATCTCGAGAGGGATCAGATCCCTTGCGACGAAAGCATTTCCGCGCCGCAACACAATCCGCCCGGGATGGTCGGACGGTAGGTCCGAGTCGAGCGGGATGTTGTAGGCGTTGACGTTCTCAACGGTGTAGTAGGCGTGCGGTGCGAGCGCCACGCCCTCCTCGCGCATGGTCTCGGCCTCGGCCGGACGGATGAATCCGCGCAGTACCGTGCAGCCGTCGGCGGCCAGTTCGGCGCGCGCGGCCGCCACCGCGTCCCGCCAGCCCACACTGCCGGGCGCGTCGGGTCAAGTCCAAATGCGTGGTGTAACTCGGTGGTCACCGCAGGATCCGAATTGTCGTGTCAGGCGGTGAGTTCGGTGGGTGCTGGTTCCTCCTGTTCGTCGGTGGGTGCCAGCCCGCGTGAGCGGGCGAGCACCTCGAGGCCGAGGTAGCGTTTGGCTTCGATCCATTCGTCGTGTTGCTCGGCCAGGACCGCCCCGACCAGGCGGATGATCGAGCCGCGGTCCGGGAAGATGCCGACCACGTCGGTGCGGCGGCGGATCTCCTTGTTCAACCGTTCTTGGGGATTGTTGGACCAGATCTGGCGCCAGATCTGTTTGGGAAACGCGGT is a genomic window containing:
- a CDS encoding HalD/BesD family halogenase — translated: MGWRDAVAAARAELAADGCTVLRGFIRPAEAETMREEGVALAPHAYYTVENVNAYNIPLDSDLPSDHPGRIVLRRGNAFVARDLIPLEMVIHQLYVDTRFQRFIADCFGLAALYEFTDPLAGLCLNVVAPGMSHPWHFDTNEFTVSMLTQEPEAGGNFEYCPDIRSRTAENLDDVHAVLTGHGEHLIRRLELCPGDLQLFQGRFSLHRVAPVGGTVQRHSAIFAYSDTPGVIGTAERTRQLFGRVLPDHLAADAVRGDRLLD